From the Asterias amurensis chromosome 1, ASM3211899v1 genome, the window ACAAGTTtgctattacatgtacatttatgtgattgacacacaaaacatgaacactgcgactattttgtcagcttttCAAATCCTGTAAAATACCTTTAAAGACTTTTAGAGCTTTTATAATCAGTTTCCTGTGCTGTTTTTAGATATGATTCGTCAAAGGGAATGGAGAGCCTGGAAACGACCTGGGTGTCGAGGGCCAATGCTTTACAGCGCAAAGGAAGGGCGGGGCGTGTCACCCAAGGGGTGTGTTTTCATCTCTACAGTAAACACACCTATGATGAACACCTGAGAGAGCAGCCTATTCCAGGTATCTGTTATTAGCACTGACGCACGTTTCAagatatttattctagtcattgtgaaatcagcgggtagctttggggattcgaacccacaaccttgtggttgcaagtcatgcagactaaccacttgaccacagtgACATGGTTTTGTTTATTACCCATGCAACTGCTTCTTTGAACAACATTCACTATTagacaaatttgatttttttggggggagttTAAATACTATGTCCTGCATTAGTTTTGTCCACCTTTATCAGAACAtcacatccccttaaggtgatcccagTCATCAGGGGTAGAACACAAAgcaacttttatttttatttttatgacaaCTTTGTAGAGATCCAGAGGATTCCATTGGAGCAGCTGGTACTGAGAATAAAAATTCTGGAGATCTTCAAAAGGCAGTCAGTTCAGGTGAGTTTAAACAGTTAtttgttaagtaggatttgaaactttgcatggtggagataagatatagaagagtttgcggtaacaccatgtaataacacaatctctaaatgagttgggggtggttctgaaaagacgtttcgatcagtatgctctgatcgttttctggagaatgctggactctgatgctgcatgctgctaaagtactaggcggtggatcaaaTATGTTCGAttacccttgtttacaggttccCTCAGTCTTTGGGGTTACAGTGATTATGTTTACTTATGAGGCAGGATCCTtgttttcattaccagaaatatatcaTAATCAAAATACTACTACAATGAGCTAAACTGTTTGGAATTTTATTGGTTTGTTATGTCAACAGGATGTGCTATCAAATCTACTGGAACCTCCTCCAGTGTCAAACACTCAAGATTCTATCTTAAGGTTACAGAATCTTGGAGCATTGGACCTTAGTCAGGTAAGATCATcctaaaaagaaaataacattttCACATTTCTTATCATCTATTACTCAttcaaaatgaacaaaacaagaTATTCCAAGGCACattgcaggggtcgaaattaagtgtatttccatggtagtcagcagggctagtaaccaataatttttagtagccctgattagattttggtagcccgaaagacacattatgtctcgcgtcatggctcaaactttacaatacatcaataacatagttctttattgtttgtgataatgatttttgcattatttttccactagcccgtcgggctatcaaactggaaaaatcagtagcccggctgtatatctggtagtcccgggctagcgggctagtggcaatttcgacccctgcattGACTCTGGCATACAGTCCCAATttatgcacagaaaaacctgaAAATGTTTTCAGCTATTTAAGCTAAAAGTGAATGATGTGACACAAGCAAATACCTTACACTCTGTGACTCATGGAAATTCACTTTGCTTTTGCAATtcaagtatgaactgggcttactTCTTGTTGATAAcaagttttcattttgtgttttcagGCCTTAACACCGCTAGGTTTTCACTTAGCCTCCCTACCAGTTGATGTACGCATTGGCAAACTCATGTTGTTTGGTGCAATCTTCCGCTGTTTGGATCCTGTACTTACTATTGCTGCTAGTCTCAGCTTCAAGTCACCATTTGtaagtgctttcagattctcTTTTTATCATCTGGGATTCATTATTAAATTTATTAAATTGCTTCTAGCATGATGATTttgtttaccaaaagtatagactatgtgacctctgacgttactcgaaaaccataacatgattcgcgcccataccgccaggcaaaacctttttgtattggcagccagctagaaagtgtatgcgatcttaccatgactatgtGTCCTTTTGCGTGGTGAAACATGACTTGTACAGtgatacagtgttttgtcaacagagggcggtttgagtgtaaacatacatgtaggtcacatggtctatactttGTTGTATTGATTCTCTGTATCTAGGTTTCTCCATTTGACAAGCGTGATCAAGCAGACAAGAAGAAGTTGGAGTTTGCCATCGGTAACAGCGACCATCTTACACTGCTCAGAGCATACAAGGTACAGCTAAAGTCACGCTTTGATACTGCCATTGCCGCTGGTATGCATAACTGTGATATGTCCAATTATAGGGTTGTAATATATATATCAATATTTGGAAGGTGCTACAAATAGATACGCCAATCTTAAGAATTTTAAGGAATATTTTCTTGTGCGTGTGTGTACTTCATGTTACTAAGCACTTGTTTGCTTGTGAAGCTAGGGTGTAAATTCAGCGCCAACCCAGAAAGTAAAGAAGTTCAGAGCCACTAACTACTGGAGGCCAAACTGAATGaacattggttttttttgtgtataGGCTAATGATGGCATGACGCATTCATGTTTGTGGGTCTGGCTGTAATCAATTTACCCACCAATAATGTCTGTATGCATGCATGAATGTAATTATCCTTTTTGATGGGAAAGGTTTAATATCAAGAGCTTTAAATTTGGTGTTGTTAATAACTGTCTTTCTTTGCTTTAGGGCTGGACTGCAGTGATAGAGCGCGGCTCGTACAACGGTTATCGTTATTGTCATGAAAACTTCCTCTCGTTCAAAACACTTCAGGTGAGTTTCTCCTTTCTGTAAACAAGAGCAGCTGTTTAAAATTGGCCTAAATCTTCTACAGCAACTTGAATTTCATAAATTTTGTCTTTCATTGAAATTGCTTGTAATGGCCTCTTGTGACGCGGCCCTAATGTTTCCCGATATTATATACATGTCTTGTAGATGATAGCGAGCATGAAGCACCAGTTCGCTGAGCTCTTATCGTCAATCGGTTTTGTCCAAGATGGTCTGAATGCAAAGATGACGGACAGGAAGACGGGAGGGAATGGAGATGCCGTCTTGAAGATGTGTGGACCAGAGGTAAGTGTCTACTCTCCATAGAAGATAACTTTTACCACCATTATCATCATCAAGTTCTGTTGTTATGTACAAGTTAAACTGCAATAAACATCTTTTCTGGACACAAGGCACAGGCCAGTGTAATGCTTGATGTCATTAAATCAATTTGTCACTATTTTGTCCTCATCCTCAGAACAATTCTTTGAGTTTCTGTACCTTTTTAGTGAAAAAATAAATTAGGATTGTTCATAAACTTTCTTTAATTtaagtttatttaaaatgtaGACATACATGAGCAAATGTTGCAATAGTTTGTCACATTCAATTATGCAAATGTTCATAACATGATTTTTTGGTTTTCATTTTGAGTAAATCAAATGGATTTTTTTCTTATCTGAAACACCTTTCATTGATACAGAGCAATGAAGTGATTGtttgaaaatatattttcctgagtatacagtgctaacactcaTCAGTGTactggtaaaaaccaaaattaatattctatatcccgttgcaaatttaacatctattatattttcCTGATCACTTATCTTCCTTTTAATCTGTAgagattttaaaaaacaatttagtaataataaaaacaaagtttcatgaattacacaaatcgtCTGCACCAATTGCAGTAAAACTATTTTGTCTTCAAACTTTTCTGTTTCAGGCCAACTCCAACGCAGAAAACTCCCGACTCGTAGTCGCTGTGCTGTGTGCTGCCCTCTACCCTAACGTTGTGCAAGTCATGACACCTGAGTCCAAGTACAGTAAGACGAGCGCAGGGGCAGTCCCTAAGGCTCCAAAACCCACTGATATCAGATTCAAAACAAAGGAAGAGGGATATGTGAGTTTTGTTCATAATATAATATTTGTGAAAATAGTTTGGCACTAGACTCTGCTAGATGTTTATTTTGGttattttacccatacacccatgtgtgttagcactgtatactcggtactttcccaagtccaaTGAAACAAATATCACttgcatgttactcgggtgggattcgaacccacaacccttgcaattctagagcagtgtcttaccaactggacGACCGAGGTTgcacggtagctagaggcagttcgaatcctatgttttggcagtgggtaccgcaacgatataatagatgttaaatgcaaatttaacatctctgcTAGATGTGTTttaagttggatttgaaactggtggaaatacgatgtagaaaggtttgcggtaacaccatgtaatgagttggggtggttctgaaaagaaccttggtttcaactcgactaGATGTGTTTTGCACCATTTTAGGAGCAATCAGATATTGCATatatctggtaatgaaaccaagaatgCTTCGTAAAATGAACTGAATcactgtaaacaagggtgcttgctacgtGGACCAGAAACACTgtggttaacccctactcttccatgataagtgTTCTTGGTTCTTTTACGGGCAGTATCAATCCTAGTACATGGGACCTATGGCTTAATGCTCCATCCGAAGGGCAAAGCaattgtgacccgctctgtgaaaatgagtcagatgttgacagtttaaaaaatttagttatatgcatggctggaaagaacacactaGCAGCAATTATTTGGGTTATTTCTAAGCAATGGGGTGTATcacgttgctgagttactcccatttgaaattagccagtatatcatattttgttaaaaacgaattacaagtaaagtgatgttttaaactaccatttcgcaCAGAAGGATACAAATTCGACTAAAGTaagatcacaaaattgttgtattcatagctttgttgtattcatagctttaaaataagtgttctaaaggtttaccatgcaaatataaatcttaaaaagtaaaacaataattaaaaaattatattttccacaTTCAACTGTCCATTAGtcaataatgcattgggcgacatctttTGAGAGAGTGGGTCACAATTATGGTAaattgtcttgctcaaggacacaacaCCAGAggttgagtttggtgctcttaatcgctcggcAATGACAAACCACTGTATAATGTATGAAGTTTGTTGTCAATGATGAACAAGAATTTCTCAGAAATGTGAAAGTTCACAACATTACTTGCTCATTTGGATTGATTCAACAGTTAGCAAGGAAGTTACACAACATGTATATAAAAGCCAAAGGTTTTATTAACATTAGAATAAAATGTAGTAATAAATGCAGGGGGCCAATGAAACCAGTTTTAATTTGATCTGCCAGTCAACtcaaatgctaacaattattttgctttcCTTTTCCTAACTAGGTTAACATTCATCCATCATCAGTTAACTTTCAAGTGAGATATTACGAGAGCCCTTATCTGGTGTATCATGAAAAGATCAAAACATCAAAGGTAACCATACATGTATCACTAATAAGTACCTCAATAAGTTGCCATACgcctctcaatatttatgcatgacgtcataattcgtacccaaaatgaggctatgggcgcacgttccccatcacttgcagtggctgcgcccatcgcctcgttttggattggcattgtgacgtacctcatgcatgaatattaagaaaggcgtatacCTTTTGCAGACCAAGTTTTTGGTCATGACCTGAATCCCTACTTACTGTGAATACATAATTTACCTATagaggtttaaaggcactgaaaacgtttggtaattgtcaaagaccagtattctcacttggtgtatctcaacataagcataaaataacaagcctgtgaaaatttggacttaattggtcattgaaattgcaaaaaaaaagatgaaagaaacaacacccctGTTGTAGAAAaaagtgtgcttttagataggaataaaaggcttctggttagaagtcttttgttattttagtgaaaaaaaatacctctttatcgaaaactatgttactttagaggaagccttttctcacaatgttttatactattgacagctccccgttgcttgttaccaagtaagattttatgctgatgtatattttgagtaattaccaaacgtgtacagtgcctttaagctttatTATTGAAATTTCAAATGAATATATATGGTACTCTGTGGCATATGCAATACCAGTGTAAAGTAtgcgttttaaaggcagtggacactattggtacttacccccaaaaattgttagcataaaacctttcttggtgacgagtaatggggagaggttgatggtatgaaacattgtgagaaacggctccctctgaagtgacgtagtttttgagaaagaagtaattttccatgaatttgatttcgagacctcaaatttagaatttgaggtctcaaaatcaaccatctaaacgcacacaacttcgtatgacaaggctgtttttctttcattattatcttgtaacttcgacgaccaattgagctcaaattttcacaggtttgttattttatgcatatgttgaaatacaccaagtgagaagaatggtcgttgacaattaccaatagtgttcacagcctttaataacaaaaattccCTTGTTATTCATCAGGTGTACATACGTGACTGCAGCATGGTGTCCATATACCCACTGCTGTTGTTTGGTGGCTGTGATCTGTCGATTGATCTCGATAAGGGACGCTTCATCATCTCATTGGATGAGGGTTGGATTCGATTCAGCGTTGCATCCGTTCAGGTAAATGGGGTCAGGTTACTTTCCTAATACAAGAGCTTGTTTTTTAAGCAACAATTTTGGGAGGCCAAGTGAAAAAGATTGTCAGAtatcttgatttttttaaatggatgaCAAATGGAATAAAAGTGCTGAAAATGTGTGAAGTGCTAGTGAGACCATATTCGTGTAAGGCCTTTCtttaattttcattattatttttttatgcaagttgccagacacacaaggccacttcaaggtgtgggctacaatttttttttccagaggttggttgccacctactcctatagctgaaacagggttaccccttttataGTTCatgcggatgtaggcttgggtatatAAGAACTCAACAAACAAACTCTACTTAAATAGTCTTTGCCGTGTATTTACAGGTAGCCGAGCTTGTGAGAGAGTTAAGGGTGGAGCTAGACCAACTCCTAGAGGACAAGATTCAGCAGCCTAACATGGATCTATGTACATGCCCACGAGGCAGTCGAATCATCACAGCTATTGTACAACTCATAAGTACACAGTAAATTGCAGCCATTACATCATTTGTGTGTGAGCAATATTgagctgttaaagccattggacccttttggtacagaaaaaaaaaaaatcacagatttacaaataacttacaaggtttacagaaggtagtagtgaaagacttctcttgaaatattattccatgaaatgctttactttttgagaaaacattaaaacataaattcttgatagcgagagttacggatttattttaaacacatgtcatgacacagcgaaacgtgcggaaacaagggagggttttcctgttattttctcctgactccgatgactgactgagcccaaatttgtacaggtttgttactttatatataagttgtgatacacaaggtgtgggccttggacaacactgtttaccaaaagtgtccaatggctttaacacagtTCTACATTTCACATACTTTGTTTCCAGTCATTGGAAGTGTGTGTCAGCATTAATGAGATTGAAAGCTAAATGTTCCTAAATTTGCACATAAATCAATCATGGGGGAAaatattttgcttgaaaatctttagtttttgagaaatgagtaaaacaattagttATCATTTTGCAAGTCCAAAACCCCTGATTGAAAACTGTGAaagcaaaacatgttttttcaattatttcgCTTGACTCCAGTGACCGATTGTGCTATGTGTTATGTTGGTTGGGTCACACACAAAGTGTggctactggtctttgacactaaTTGTCATCGACCAGTATCCAATGTTGTTCACTAGCTTTAACCAATTTGAAAAATTGGGAACAGAGTTTATTAAAGATACGAGTCTTCCAAAGAGGTTGTTTGAAACAAACTTTTGTCAGTGTGGAACTTGCTGTACAAAAGTGGACTCAACAGCCAACTCTATGCTATTTAATTATGGTGTGCTACTGAATTATTAGTTTGGTACCCATAGCTGTGCACTTAAATGCTCGCCAATTTGGCAGTCAAAattaaagggaaaacaaattaaagagaaacaaataataCTTTTAACTTTTGTAATTATCTGTTATTTTTCGGATAAATTACTGCAGTCTGCtgtatttattaaattaattaagGTCCCAAGACGAATATTATGAATTATCTTTATATTCCTATAGGCCTATGGGAATCGCACTGTGAGGGGTTTGTTTGGCtggcattttatggaataataggTTGCAAAATTAATTTGACTCTTCAACGTTGTGTGTGGCTATCATTTTATGGATCATTGAACTTGTgtattttgcgaattttgaagaAATAAAATGACAGAGTAATACATCTTTTTAAAAGAACTATTTAATTAATATGATCATTATGGTGATTAATAATGTGCAACTACAATGTATTGCTTTAAATTAGTATTTCTGTGGTGTTTTTGTAAAAGGACACATACAACtgaaaattaaatatttaattaaaGTACAGCCAAGCAGAACAAACTTAATTGTTTCATTGAAGCTTTATTTCTTTGCTCAAATTGTAAAGGCATGTTTTTCTAAACACAAACGCTAACAAACTAAAGAGCGATGTACATAagggcttgaattttacactggaccgcaGGACCTAGGCAAGTGGGTTTATTAATTtggggtttttacccatacactgatgtgttttagcactgtatattcagtactttccccgagtcctgtgaaaaaatatcacaggcatgttactcgggtgggattcgaacccacaacccttgcgattctagagcagtgtcttaccaactagactactgaggttcAAATCTtatatgttttggcagcgggtaccgcaacgatatataatagatgttaaatttgcatcgggaataaagaatattaattttggtttttactcatacacctatgtgtgtttgcactgtatactcggtactttcccgagtggTTTTAGTGATGGGCCCAGAAAAACATGACAAGTTTGACAGTCAATTGAACTCGTTGAACTCAACATTCCTCACTGTGAATATCTTGAACAGAAACAAACTATGTTCAATTGACTTTGAGTCTTAACGAGTAATGAAATACACTTAATAATTATTTCAGTTGTCCTAGTgcatataaatgcatgttattggAACTCGGGAATTGTTTCTCTCATTTAGATTCTGGTGTTGTACAAACAGttaaggggtggatttcacaaagagttaagactagtcttatctctagttaggacgagttactcgtcctaacttaggactagccatacgtttttaatatctcctaggactagtcctaactctttgtgaaattgacccctggtccagtaaacattttgtactacaagccctgtggtctttTTGATTTTTCTCCGAAATTCGAGCCCTGTACAAGGTAAACCCTTAATAAAGGTGAGGCGTTGGTTTAATTCCTGCTGGATTTTGTAGATTTCACTATTGTACTAGCTCTTTACCACAAGCAGTTTTTATCAGCATACAGTATTGGTGTCACGATTTTCCCTTGTTGAGTTTGAGAGTCGCTTCCTTTGCATCTAATCTATCTGGTTGGTTCTTCATCAGGGCTTGCACCCCTCCCAGTATGGTCTCATTTTTGACCCAGAAACACAtaggttaacccctactcttccccgccaagtgttctgggttcttttacatgcactaccaatcctaaaGTGCATAATTAGTAGACCCTCCAGGTGAGGCTTTGGTTCAATTCCTGCTGGATTTTGTAGATTCCACTATTGTACTCTTCACCACAAGCAGTTTGTAAGCCATTTGTAAATCTCATTTGCAAACCAGAAACACAGGTTAACCCCTTCTCTTCCACAccaagtgttctgggttcttattattactgcaagggtAGACCTTCCAGGTGAGGCTTTGTAGATTTGTGGATTTTGTAGATTTCACTATTGTACTCTTTACCACACAAGCAGTTTTTTAAACAGCCATACAGTAATGGAGTCTGCTTGGTGTCATGTTCCTTCCTCATTGAGAGTCACTTCCTTTGTATCTAATCTTTCTGGTTTGTTCTTCATCAGGGCCTGCACCCTACCCAATATAATCTCATTTGCACTGATGCAGTTGTCTAGACCGTAGGGGGGTTCTATGTACAATGCCTCAGCAATATTCAGAAGCTCTCCTTTATCACCCGTGATCGTCACTGGAATATGGTGCTGCTCCAACCACTGTTTCAATTCAGTCTTACGTCTGGCCGTCTCCTCTTCAGATAAattcttgtgtggatcatttagTCTAAATAACTGACTCAGTCGATGCTCAGTCTGTGATGTGATTGCTTCAGTTCCTACAGTAATACTTTCGACCGCATGGCCCATGATGATTTTAGTGATCATTGATTGCTCATCTGGGAACTGTACCAGGACTATACTGTAGTGGAAAAACAGAAGAAATCAATCAACAGTTACAAAAATAACCATAgttagaaatatattttgaaaTCACAATGCCCATCACAATCACAGCACCGCAGTGGCTAGTCTAATTTAGCTTATTTTAGTGTCTAGAGTCTAGACTCTAGGCAAGGGAAGAAGTAGCCCTggcacttgtgtggccaaggctagctgaatccttagcCACACATCCATACCATTTCCAATGCAGCTAAGAAATAACCAAAATGTCAAAATATTCTGGCGCCTCCCCTACGAGCCACTCAGCAGTATAAACAAGCTGAATGTGCTGAATGTGGTATATTCCAAGATGGCTGCGCCATGTACAAATCGAGGAAATTAGAGTCGGAGAAAGGTAGCAAAGTTATAgttaaaaatttctttttaaaattgtatttgtttgaGTTTGACTATTCATTTGGATTCCATTCATTCAATACACACAATCAAAGCAAGGTAAGAGTAATACTAAGACTAGAGTTAGGTGAACACATTCAGCCGGTTTATAAACTGCCGAGTGGCTCGTATCGTAGGGGAGGCGCCAGAATTTGACATGTATGGTTATTTCTTAGCTGCATAACTTAACTTAggaaatgtcttattattatattattatggtATGGACGTGTGGCtactataataatattaataaataaggattcagctagccttggccacacaagaaCTTGAAGTGGGGCTAGGGGAAGAAGAGACCCACCTTTTTGAAACAGGGTCCACCGTAAATACCAATCCAGCTTGTGTCTTGCCATCAGTACATATTACGACAACCCGCTGGGAAACTAAGAGACGTAAATCGCTGGGAGAAAGACTCAAAAACACCTTGCCTGTCAGGACCTTCGCACAATCTCGATTCACCATGGGCGCAGACATCTTGTTTTCTGAGCGCCTTAAAAGTTTTGGTCGacagtagagggcgctgttcaaaaACATACGGGACGAAACCTTGACGCTTGTATACTGTATTTACTAGTTAGAACAGTAGTcggtgctaagcaaaaacaaagttcAGCTGCAGTCAGTCTGCAGTGTGCCATGCAGAGCAGAGGAAGGAATGTGATGTTCGAATGTGTGATAAATGCGTAGAAAGTTAGGTAATAAAAGGCAGCAAAACACATGTTTCAGAGGGGCAACATTCCTTGCTTTGTTGTAACGAATAAACATGAGTCGGGTTACTTCTGAAGTGTCGTTCGAGCACATCGACGACTGGTTCAAAATTGGGTTGAAAAACCCACGCATGCCTGAGACCGTTTTATGCAGTACGGGGGGCCGAGGAGGAACCGGGGGCAGGTGGCCCAACAAGCAGAGGGACGAGACCGAAGAAGCAGACGCCGCACAGGTTCCTACCTATCGTCGGTATGTACTCCTTTGCTCCTTTGAGATACTGTCAGTATCCTGCCACCTATTTTTCACTCggttttacaaaaataaatactccctcttttttaatcatgttaataagtttttatttatttcatcacgaatgaaagtggtggcaggatactgAAACCTTTCCCTTTCttcatattgggtgcgttcgtttagctgccctgggtttaccccggtgtgtggtgtttttttttccaggacgaacgtggggaaTTATGTGCACACGTctgtcctggaaagaaaaaaccccacacgacggggtcgacccagggaagctaaatgaacgcactcattaaaacaaatctgaTACAAATTAGATAACATATCAGAGTTAATGTTTTTAAGCCGTTTTAAGTTTTAATtaatgtgtacaaattgtgcctggcTGAAAggaagaccagggcccaatttcattgagctgcttagcacaaaagtttgcttagcacaaaatttcttccttgataaaaacaggattacatgtaccaaccaaattttcacatgattttcaggatttaac encodes:
- the LOC139936279 gene encoding gem-associated protein 6-like, which gives rise to MSAPMVNRDCAKVLTGKVFLSLSPSDLRLLVSQRVVVICTDGKTQAGLVFTVDPVSKSIVLVQFPDEQSMITKIIMGHAVESITVGTEAITSQTEHRLSQLFRLNDPHKNLSEEETARRKTELKQWLEQHHIPVTITGDKGELLNIAEALYIEPPYGLDNCISANEIILGRVQALMKNKPERLDTKEVTLNEEGT